The DNA window TACGGCTATTCTATCTGCTACATTTGCTACTACTCCTAAATCGTGTGTAATATATATAATCGTTAAGTCATGTTTCTGTTTTAATACTTTTAAAAGATTAAGTATTTGTGCTTGTATTGTCACATCTAATGCAGTAGTAGGTTCATCACAAACTAGAATTTTAGGTTTACAAGCCACTGCTATGGCTATAACAACTCTTTGTCTCATACCTCCTGAAAACTCGTGAGGATATTGACTATATCTTTTTTCAGCCTCAGGTATTCCAACATCATTTAGTATCTCTATTGCCACCTTTTTAGCCTCTTCCTTTTTTAAGCCTTGATGAAGCTCAACTGCTTCTTGAACTTGTTTTCCTATGATTTTGAGAGGATTTAAGGAAGTCATTGGATCTTGAAAAACCATTGCTATATGCTTACCTCTAATCCTCACCCAATCATCTTCATCATGGAATAAGGCTATATTTTCACCATTATAAATTATATCTCCGCTGTCTATCCAGCCATTTGCATCTAACAATCCAATGAAGCTTTTAGTAAATACTGATTTGCCAGATCCAGATTCTCCAACTATGGCTAGACTTTCACCTTCACAAAGGTCTAAAGATGCTCCTCTTATTGCAGTCAATACCTTGCCTCTTAACCTAAACTTAACTACTAAATCTTTTACTGATAAAATGATTTTATTATCCGACATAATGGACCCCCTAAATATGATTTCTCGGGTCAGCTGCATCTGCAAATGCATTCCCCATGACATAAAATGATATAGTGATAATAGAAAGGACTATAGCTGGAAAAATCAATTGATAGCGTAAGGATGGAACCATCATAAGAGCTCTGCCTTCGTTGATTAAATTCCCTAAAGATGGGATACTAACTGGTAGCCCAAGACCTATATATGTCAAAAAAACCTCATAGCCTATGGCTGCTGGAATAGCCAATGCCATTCTGAGCATAATTACTGAAACTAAGTAAGGAAGTAAATTTCTGGTTATAATTCTTCTAGTTGGAGTTCCTAAGCATCTTGAGGCTAGATTATATTCTCTGTCTCTGATAATTACTATTAGATTACGTACGAAGCGTGCCATTCCTAGCCATCCTGTCATACACATTGCAAAAATCATTGTGGTTAGGCTGGGTCTCATTATGTATGTTAGGAGTATTAGAATGATTGTTGTTGGTATATTATTTATGACATTATATATTTCAGTTATTATACGGTCTAAATATCTCACATATCCCCACAATGCCCCTATTATGATTCCAACAGCTGCCTCCCAAAGACTGACTACTATTCCTATTAGCAATGATGTTCTCGTACCACTCCATATACGTGCCCAAAGGTCCTGTCCAATGGAATTAGTTCCAAACCAGAACTCCATATTTGGAGAATGATTTCTAAGCTGCATTTTTGTATCTTCATCAATATATATTTTAGTCGGAAGCTTTTGATTTGGTAAATATGGCTGAATTAAAGTAAAAGTTAAAACTAGTGCAATAAGTATTAAAAGAAAAACTGCTATTTTATTTTGGGTAAAAACCTGCCAAATAGAACGCCAATAGGAATAATTAGAATATCCTGCTCTCTTTGCTGCTTTATCGTCATATTCAGCAAACTCAAATAGTTTTTTATTTATAGTATTTGATGGCTTATTGACTTTCTTGTTGCTCATTATCTAGCGCCCTCCTTTTTTTGTAGATTTATACGCGGATCAAATGCTGCCATAAGTATATCTCCCAGTAATAGACCAATTATTCCTATTGATGAGTATATAAGAACTAAAGCTTGAACTAATGAATTATCTTGTCTTTGTATAGCATCAACTAATAATCCGCCCATACCAGGAATTGAGTATAATGACTCTATGTAGATAGAGCCTGATATTGTATACAGCAACGATGTAGGTAGATACTGAGCCATAGGGACAAAGGCATTACGAAAAATATGCTTAACCATAATTTTTTTATCTTTGAGTCCTTTAGCCCGTGCTAGTCTTACATAATCCTTGCTTATTTCATCTACCATATAGCGTCTCATCCACATAGCATAAGAGGCTGTACTGCCTAATGACATGGAAACAGTTGGCAAAATCCAGCTAATAGGTTTATCTGGATTAAATAAAATCGGTAGCTTTAAAATATCTGTAACGTATAGCTGTAAAAACAAATAATATACTGCTGCTGGAACTGCATTTATAAATACAATATATCCTGTACCAAGCTTATCCCAAAGCTTACTTCTACTGCGTGCCATGATTATTCCTAGAAAAACACCTGCAAAAAGAGATATTCCCATGGCTGCTAAACCGAAATATAATGAGTAAGGAATTTTAGTCTTGAGAATTTCTGCTACAGGCACTCTAGGCCTGTAAATTATTGATGTTCCTAAATCACCTGATAAAAGAGCTTTATAAAAGTTGCCTAGTTGTATATGGAGCGGATCCCTTAGCCCCATACTAATTAAAACTGCCTCTTTCTGAGCCTCATCTAACTTTTCATATCCACTTCCAAAGTATCCTTCTTCTGGCATAAGCCTCATTAAAAGAAACACAACTGTTATAATAATGAACAGAGTGATTAGAGATTGAAATAATCTTTTTAGTGAATATCTAACCATATCTCTCCCCCTTTTCCTGTTGCTGTAGAGAATAAGCTTCTTAGACTGCGTCTCAGATAAGCAGGAAGCCAAAGTCATGCTTTTGGCTTTGTGTTCATCGCTTATTCTTCACCTAATGATAGCAACAAGGACTATTGAACAATAGTCCTTGTCTTGTTTTTCTAATTCCCAGCAGCTTTTAATGCTTCAGCTCGTTCCTTTTCCCATTGTGCTAGGCCTTTAGTAAACTCTTCTGAATTCATGGATTTTACCATAACCTTTTGACCTTTATATCTTTCTGCAGAAACTCCAAATGGTGAATAAGGCGATTCAAATGGATTTAGCTTGGAGGCTGAGTATCCTCCACCGCCTACTGCATAAGGAATTGCAAAGGCTTGATCTATGAAAAATGTCTCAGCTTCTGCAAATAACTTGTAACGCTTTTCGTTGTCAAGTACTTCTGCTTTGGCAGCATCTACCATGTTCTGATACTTAGTGTTTCCGTTAGCCTCAACATAGCCTTCTGCGAACTCAGGCCAATTATAAGTTCCACCAGGATAGAATGGGTCTGTATATGTTTCAGGATCTGCATAATCTGGTCCCCAGTTACATTCTAAAAATGCATAATTTCCAGAACGTCTTACTTCCTTCAAGAATCCTGTAGGCGGCTTTGGATCTATGATTATATCTATATAATCTGTCCCTAGTAAGCCTTCCACCTGCTGCTCTATTACTTGTGCACGGTTTGCCCATTCAGTTAAGCCTGTATTATAAGGCATTAGAACCTTAATGGGAAAAGTAGCCTTTCCCTTTAGTTCTTCTATTGCCTTATCTCTAAATTCTTTTGCTTTTATTTCATTAAAGGAGTCAGTATTAGCAAACTTAGCCAAATCTCCAAGCTGAGTATAATCTACTCCATCTAAATCAACGAAGTTCTTTGGAGTAATAGTGTTAGATATTCTCTTTTCTGGATCATATGGCTCTGCTGTCATCATAGCTGCTTTTCTATCTAATGCATGAAATAACGATTTACGAAAGTTTAGATTGTTTACTGCTTTCTTCCAGTTTTCTGGCTCATATTCTGCTGGGAATTGCGGATCAAAGTTAAAAGCGTAAAAATAAGTATAGAATCCTGTTCGATTAGGACGTACCATATCTTTCTTTGCAGGGTCTTTCATCCATTCATCAATAATTGATGAAGAAACATCAGCATAATCTGTTTCCCCACGTAAAAATAGTTCCGGAGCTAGTGTCGCTGATTCTTTATTATAGGTAGATGTGATTTTTTTTATATGAATGTTTTCTTTATCCCAATAGTTGTCGTTTGCTAAAAGAATTCTTCTAGTCTGAGGTTCAAATGTTTTCATTATATATGCTCCGTTATACAGTATGGTAGTATTATCTGTGCCAAAACTTTCTCCTGTTTCACTTAAATACTGGCCATTAACTGGAAAGAAGCATACATAAGTAAGCATTGAAAGTAAATATGGGGTGGGCTTTTCTAGGGTATATTCAAGGGTATATTTGTCTTTTGCTTTTACTCCTACTTCATTAAAATCTGTAATCTCTCCATTATAAAACTTTTCAGCATTTTTAATAACCGAATATGCTATATTTGCAGTTTGAGATTCATTTTTACTATCAAGAATATACTTCATAGCATCTACGAAATCTTGAGCTATGACTTCTGCATATTCTTTGCCATCATATGTTAACCATTTAACTCCTTCACGAAGCTTAAATGTCCATATCAATCCGTCATCGGAAACTTTCCACTCAGTGGCCAGACAAGGCTGTGGAACTCCATACCTGTCATAATCAATCAATGTATCTACAAAATTAGCTGCTAGCCCAAACTCATTTGTGGTTGCAGTTACTAGATAGTTTATTGTTGATATTTCTCCGGAATAAACTGTTCTGTATTCTTGCACTACTTCGGGGATATCTATTGCACCCTCTGCACTTTCTTTAGGTTTTTCAGCATCAGCTGGTGTATTCTGCCCTCCTTTTGTACAGCCCGCTAGTATCATCAGTAATACTAGCATTAAAGCCATTACTCTTTTCATTGTCCCCCTCCTTAAAATTTAAAATCCTTCAGGTACAATTTTCTCAAAATATGACATTATTATAGTATATTCAAAAACGCTCTCTAATGTTAAACTCTTTTGCAATAAAAAAATTAATAGACTCAATCTGCTTCTAAGCATTAAGCTCTATTAATTTATATGTATTTTTTTATACAATTATTTGTTTTTATGTGCTTTTATAAATGATTTTTATATTCTTTATTTACATATTTCTTAAGTCAATCTGTTATGCTAGTTAAGTTAAAGACTAGTTATTTTCTGTGCTACCTCCTCTAAATCCTTTCCATTTACATCTGCATTTGCGCTTTTTTTTCCTATCTTTGCTGTTTTGCAGCCTGCACTTCTTCCTGCTTCAATATCCGTTTCCATATCTCCTATCATCCAACTGTTATTTAAATCTATATTATATTTTTCAGCTAATTCTAAAATCATACCTGGTTTTGGTTTTCTGCAATCTGATTCATTTTTAAAATCTGGGCAGTATACTATTTCAGCTATTTTACAGAATGGCTTTAATTCTGCAATTAGTCTTTCATGTATTTTATCTAGCTTTTCATGGGTTAAATGCCCTAGTTCAATTCCTCCTTGATTTGTAACTACAAAAATATGATAATCAGAGTCGTAAAGGAGTTCCATCCCCTTCTTTGCAGCATCATATATTATTATATCCTCAGGCTCATTGACATACTTTTTATTATCGTTTATTACACCATCCCTATCTAAAAAAACGGCT is part of the Proteiniborus sp. MB09-C3 genome and encodes:
- a CDS encoding peptide ABC transporter substrate-binding protein, with the translated sequence MKRVMALMLVLLMILAGCTKGGQNTPADAEKPKESAEGAIDIPEVVQEYRTVYSGEISTINYLVTATTNEFGLAANFVDTLIDYDRYGVPQPCLATEWKVSDDGLIWTFKLREGVKWLTYDGKEYAEVIAQDFVDAMKYILDSKNESQTANIAYSVIKNAEKFYNGEITDFNEVGVKAKDKYTLEYTLEKPTPYLLSMLTYVCFFPVNGQYLSETGESFGTDNTTILYNGAYIMKTFEPQTRRILLANDNYWDKENIHIKKITSTYNKESATLAPELFLRGETDYADVSSSIIDEWMKDPAKKDMVRPNRTGFYTYFYAFNFDPQFPAEYEPENWKKAVNNLNFRKSLFHALDRKAAMMTAEPYDPEKRISNTITPKNFVDLDGVDYTQLGDLAKFANTDSFNEIKAKEFRDKAIEELKGKATFPIKVLMPYNTGLTEWANRAQVIEQQVEGLLGTDYIDIIIDPKPPTGFLKEVRRSGNYAFLECNWGPDYADPETYTDPFYPGGTYNWPEFAEGYVEANGNTKYQNMVDAAKAEVLDNEKRYKLFAEAETFFIDQAFAIPYAVGGGGYSASKLNPFESPYSPFGVSAERYKGQKVMVKSMNSEEFTKGLAQWEKERAEALKAAGN
- a CDS encoding HAD family hydrolase, translated to MIKIKAVFLDRDGVINDNKKYVNEPEDIIIYDAAKKGMELLYDSDYHIFVVTNQGGIELGHLTHEKLDKIHERLIAELKPFCKIAEIVYCPDFKNESDCRKPKPGMILELAEKYNIDLNNSWMIGDMETDIEAGRSAGCKTAKIGKKSANADVNGKDLEEVAQKITSL
- a CDS encoding ABC transporter permease produces the protein MSNKKVNKPSNTINKKLFEFAEYDDKAAKRAGYSNYSYWRSIWQVFTQNKIAVFLLILIALVLTFTLIQPYLPNQKLPTKIYIDEDTKMQLRNHSPNMEFWFGTNSIGQDLWARIWSGTRTSLLIGIVVSLWEAAVGIIIGALWGYVRYLDRIITEIYNVINNIPTTIILILLTYIMRPSLTTMIFAMCMTGWLGMARFVRNLIVIIRDREYNLASRCLGTPTRRIITRNLLPYLVSVIMLRMALAIPAAIGYEVFLTYIGLGLPVSIPSLGNLINEGRALMMVPSLRYQLIFPAIVLSIITISFYVMGNAFADAADPRNHI
- a CDS encoding ABC transporter ATP-binding protein — its product is MSDNKIILSVKDLVVKFRLRGKVLTAIRGASLDLCEGESLAIVGESGSGKSVFTKSFIGLLDANGWIDSGDIIYNGENIALFHDEDDWVRIRGKHIAMVFQDPMTSLNPLKIIGKQVQEAVELHQGLKKEEAKKVAIEILNDVGIPEAEKRYSQYPHEFSGGMRQRVVIAIAVACKPKILVCDEPTTALDVTIQAQILNLLKVLKQKHDLTIIYITHDLGVVANVADRIAVMYAGDIIEIGNSEEIFYNSQHPYTWALLSSLPQLGVKGKPLHSIKGTPPNLFLEIEGDAFAPRNPKALKIDFVEKPPYFTVSSTHKAKTWLLDPRAPKTEPPESIKVLRWQWEGENVY
- a CDS encoding ABC transporter permease, with the protein product MVRYSLKRLFQSLITLFIIITVVFLLMRLMPEEGYFGSGYEKLDEAQKEAVLISMGLRDPLHIQLGNFYKALLSGDLGTSIIYRPRVPVAEILKTKIPYSLYFGLAAMGISLFAGVFLGIIMARSRSKLWDKLGTGYIVFINAVPAAVYYLFLQLYVTDILKLPILFNPDKPISWILPTVSMSLGSTASYAMWMRRYMVDEISKDYVRLARAKGLKDKKIMVKHIFRNAFVPMAQYLPTSLLYTISGSIYIESLYSIPGMGGLLVDAIQRQDNSLVQALVLIYSSIGIIGLLLGDILMAAFDPRINLQKKEGAR